A stretch of Acropora palmata chromosome 9, jaAcrPala1.3, whole genome shotgun sequence DNA encodes these proteins:
- the LOC141891709 gene encoding uncharacterized protein LOC141891709: MASRNSRKRTAPARLREDMWYLVIYEDDGNLRVLAEEEIRPIFPDEDEDEEVQIGDIVSALWIPNGKYYDAKVVQIGADRNVLMKERMRLEKAKKNEGKETGKEAPKVQRKRKNLESPGDGQKKKKTGSQVRSNKDSEQKEKEKEEKKKKKEEEQTRQKFVLEARKAQAALRWTPSRPNQEEGVEIVSPQNGIFRPEPLRRTSESSTTNRLTPSEPDVTVVSPQFAVSTSDPIHQSSPSSACLTPPAHETVPARINTGNAVCTLESVHRTSPPSTTRPTPARINAVTGYAFCTPEPVQQSRPPSTTRPTPPAHETPARNSSGGPNHISSEPRRGLHFQSAIGDSSGDEADNNEEDDAPPVSSNRCCREQLLEIKALRKRLEKAHRCLNIALKAKTAQEIVKNRPAAGVLDQALATEYKMVELMDGSGVFWYAHQRAYCSAFRNWASYINAAVDIYFTKETLASCCALGSENKSKSGHPPLNPVIIQALIGKICSKFDKDGVSPSQVVHKINMKCVEARRLPRSRQNKK; encoded by the exons ATGGCTTCACGCAATTCAAGGAAGAGAACAGCCCCAGCGCGTCTCAGAGAAG ACATGTGGTACCTTGTAATTTATGAGGATGATGGAAACTTGCGGGTTTTAGCTGAAGAGGAAATTCGTCCAATCTTCCCTGATGAggatgaagatgaagaagTTCAGATAGGAGACATTGTGAGCGCCTTGTGGATTCCCAATGGCAAGTACTATGATGCCAAAGTGGTACAGATAGGAG CTGACCGGAATGTTCTcatgaaagaaagaatgagacttgagaaagcaaaaaaaaatgagggaAAGGAAACAGGAAAGGAAGCCCCTAAAGTAcaacgaaaaagaaagaatttagAAAGTCCAGGAGATGgtcaaaaaaagaagaaaacagggAGTCAAGTGAGGAGTAACAAGGACAGtgaacaaaaggaaaaggaaaaggaagagaaaaagaagaaaaaggaggaAGAGCAGACCAGGCAAAAATTTGTGCTTGAAGCACGAAAAGCTCAGGCTGCACTTCGATGGACTCCAAGCCGGCCAAACCAAGAAGAAGGGGTTGAAATTGTGTCACCTCAGAATGGCATCTTCAGACCGGAGCCACTCCGTCGAACAAGTGAGTCATCCACCACCAATCGTCTGACCCCCTCAGAGCCAGATGTTACAGTTGTCTCACCACAGTTTGCTGTTTCCACATCTGACCCAATTCATCAAAGTTCTCCCTCTTCAGCATGCCTAACTCCACCAGCACATGAAACTGTACCAGCAAGAATTAATACTGGTAATGCTGTTTGTACACTTGAGTCGGTTCATCGCACAAGTCCACCCTCTACAACACGTCCCACACCAGCAAGAATTAATGCTGTTACCGGTTATGCTTTTTGCACACCTGAGCCAGTTCAGCAATCACGTCCACCCTCTACAACACGTCCGACACCACCAGCACATGAAACTCCAGCAAGGAATAGTTCTGGTGGACCAAACCATATATCCTCTGAACCAAGGAGGGGATTGCATTTTCAGAGTGCCATTGGGGACAGTAGTGGAGATGAGGCAGACAACAATGAAGAAGATGATGCCCCTCCAGTTTCCAGCAATCGATGTTGTAGGGAACAGCTGCTTGAGATAAAGGCTTTAAGGAAGCGACTAGAAAAGGCCCACAGATGCCTTAATATTGCAT TAAAGGCCAAGACAGCACAAGAGATTGTTAAAAACCGACCAGCAGCTGGTGTTCTGGACCAAGCTTTGGCTACAGAGTACAAG ATGGTAGAACTTATGGATGGATCCGGAGTATTCTGGTACGCTCACCAGCGAGCCTACTGTTCTGCGTTCAGAAACTGGGCAAGTTACATAAATGCTGCAGTAGACATTTATTTTACTAAAGAAACACTTGCTTCCTGCTGTGCATTGGGAAGTGagaataaaagcaaaagtggCCATCCTCCTTTAAATCCTGTTATCATCCAGGCCCTTATTG GAAAAATTTGCTCCAAGTTTGACAAGGATGGTGTCTCTCCCAGCCAAGTTGTTCACAAAATAAATATGAAGTGTGTTGAAGCCAGAAGACTGCCAAGGAGTAGGCAGAACAAGAAATGA
- the LOC141892238 gene encoding uncharacterized protein LOC141892238, with product MADMPDNSNLKRRGRYKEFLRHCNPYKFPAARRRKNIRLKGPKSNPRPVVSSCNGIGPDSVSEDLGDCDTGLNPSDTDILRGDFSEYYGDDKMEDIGDEKGYDFELGESAAARVDEDDLLDSYERYVKEADSSLDSFSDCESVGSIESDNESVEEQCKPNPDELLYSGAPLTCSSSVVLLLSFVMRHKLTREAFKDLLAVIEAHCPRPNNCKTTVNQLLEFVTQSKGHVVKHYFCSYCKAYYGKDVEHGGGICLICGQIIPKSSSNGFFIEVPIERQLQTFFLDPEFVRGLKYRFQRKKRASHNIEDVYDGALYRSKCGPEGFLLEPYNLSVKLNTDGVAIFRSSQYGVWPLFLLVNELPPLLRRKSKYRIFGGLWFGEEKPFFSTFFTPFIEALRKTEIHGIDVVLPSGAKIKSKVMALSGHFDLPARSGVLDQVQYTGHDSCSYCHEHGEVVKTGPKGHVMTFPFRDTDTGHAKPRIGQEVVAHSLDAIQKNTIVSGFKAPSPLLQLPNFDIVSGVAIDTMHCVFLGVVKQLVGLWFNSKHSGKRWYCGGSVEKVDHRLLEIKPPSVITRSPRSIQHHVKFWKATEYRNWLFYYSLPCMKGVLDDEYYQHYSLLVGGIMLLSGRSVSSEQLEMAGKFLIHFVEMFDAYYGPRYLLMNQHMLLHLKKSVSDHGPLWSSSLFVFEDWNGDIGNYFHGTQNIPSQIMTAVTTHQRLPEMIDEMPEGPAKDLVFQLCGRTDRTNRTQLKGEFYAVGALRKGKSTNAPYEEDLLLHLGIESISEITFFSRLKVGEAVFHSRAYKRVSRRNNFTVAYHKGETIAYGQVEEFFIVEDKPGLVCGAVIAPMPIDGSCISKNNQVLGARPVNHIVCLRQPDKNRFDVVSLEGLLDVCVYMKFSDSVVGYAAHFANHIEKD from the exons atggcggacatgCCGGATAACAGCAACCTCAAACGGAGAGGGCGATACAAGGAATTTTTGCGTCACTGTAACCCGTACAAATTTCCAGCAGCGAggagaaggaaaaatatcaggCTTAAAGGACCTAAGAGCAATCCTCGTCCAGTTGTTTCTTCTTGCAATGGCATCGGACCTGACAGCGTGTCTGAAGACCTCGGTGACTGTGATACAGGGTTAAATCCGAGCGACACTGACATTTTGCGTGGTGACTTCAGTGAATACTACGGGGATGACAAAATGGAAGACATAGGAGATGAGAAAGGATATGATTTTGAGTTGGGTGAGTCAGCTGCTGCCCGAGTAGACGAAGATGATCTGTTAGATTCGTATGAACGTTACGTGAAGGAGGCCGACTCTTCGCTCGATTCTTTTAGCGATTGTGAAAGCGTGGGAAGCATTGAATCGGACAATGAATCAGTTGAAGAGCAATGCAAACCAAATCCCGATGAATTGCTTTATTCAGGTGCCCCGCTAACCTGCAGCTCGAGTGTTGTGTTACTGTTATCATTCGTAATGAGGCACAAGCTTACAAGGGAGGCGTTCAAAGACTTGCTCGCTGTAATTGAGGCTCACTGCCCTCGTCCAAATAACTGTAAGACCACAGTAAATCAACTGCTTGAATTTGTGACCCAGTCCAAGGGACACGTCGTGAAGCACTACTTTTGCAGTTATTGCAAGGCGTATTATGGCAAAGATGTGGAACACGGCGGAGGTATTTGCCTAATTTGTGGCCAAATTATTCCTAAATCGTCTAGTAATGGATTCTTCATTGAAGTGCCCATTGAAAGGCAACTGCAGACGTTTTTCCTCG ATCCTGAATTTGTTCGTGGCTTAAAGTACCGATTTCAACGTAAGAAGAGAGCTAGCCACAACATTGAAGATGTTTATGACGGTGCTCTTTATAGGAGCAAATGTGGACCAGAAGGCTTTCTGTTAGAACCATATAACCTCTCTGTAAAGCTGAATACAGATGGTGTCGCCATTTTTCGCTCCTCTCAGTATGGAGTATGGCCTTTGTTTCTCCTTGTCAATGAGTTGCCACCATTATTACG GAGGAAAAGCAAGTACAGAATATTTGGTGGCTTGTGGTTTGGGGAAGAAAAACCATTCTTCTCCACTTTCTTCACACCCTTTATTGAAGCACTGCGAAAGACAGAAATTCATG gAATTGATGTCGTACTTCCTAGTGGAGCAAAGATAAAATCAAAGGTCATGGCACTCTCTGGTCATTTCGATCTTCCTGCCCGCTCAGGAGTCCTAGACCAGGTTCAGTATACAGGACATGATAGCTGTAGTTATTGTCATGAACATGGTGAGGTTGTGAAAACTGGTCCAAAAGGTCATGTGATGACATTCCCATTTCGTGACACTGACACTGGACATGCCAAACCACGGATTGGCCAAGAAGTTGTAGCTCATTCACTGGATGCTATCCAGAAAAACACAATA GTTTCAGGGttcaaggcaccaagtccatTATTGCAGCTTCCAAACTTTGATATTGTCAGTGGTGTGGCCATTGACACAATGCACTGTGTGTTTCTCGGAGTGGTGAAGCAACTAGTTGGCCTATGGTTTAATTCCAAACACAGTGGGAAAAGATGGTATTGCGGGGGTAGTGTAGAGAAAGTGGACCACCGGCTGCTGGAGATTAAGCCACCCAGTGTCATCACCAGGAGTCCCAGAAGCATACAACATCatgtgaaattttggaaag cAACAGAGTACCGTAATTGGCTGTTTTATTACTCTCTGCCATGCATGAAAGGTGTGCTTGACGATGAGTACTACCAACATTATTCTTTGCTGGTTGGTGGTATCATGTTGCTGTCAGGAAGATCGGTTTCTTCAGAACAGCTGGAAATGGCTGGAAAGTTCCTGATACATTTTGTTGAGATGTTTGACGCCTATTATG GTCCAAGGTACTTGCTTATGAATCAGCACATGCTTCTTCATCTTAAAAAATCTGTGTCTGACCATGGTCCATTGTGGAGCAGTTCCCTGTTTGTGTTTGAGGATTGGAATGGAGACATAGGGAACTATTTCCATGGGACGCAGAATATTCCAAGTCAG ATAATGACTGCTGTCACAACTCATCAACGTCTCCCAGAAATGATAGACGAGATGCCTGAAGGACCTGCCAAGGATTTGGTTTTCCAGCTGTGTGGACGAACTGACAG GACAAACAGAACACAGCTGAAAGGTGAATTTTATGCAGTTGGAGCATTGAGAAAAGGCAAATCCACCAATGCACCCTATGAAGAAGACCTTCTTTTACACCTTGGCATAGAATCCATTTCCGAAATCACATTTTTCTCAAGGCTCAAAGTAGGGGAAGCAGTGTTCCACTCCAGAGCCTACAAGAGGGTTTCTAggagaaataattttacagttgcATATCACAAGGGGGAAACCATAGCCTATGGGCAAGTGGAAGAATTCTTCATTGTTGAGGATAAACCAGGATTGGTCTGTGGGGCTGTTATTGCACCAATGCCCATAGATGGAAGTTGTATCAGTAAAAATAACCAAGTGTTGGGTGCAAGACCTGTGAACCACATTGTCTGTCTCAGGCAGCCAGATAAGAACAGGTTTGATGTTGTCTCACTGGAGGGCCTCTTAGATGTCTGCGTTTACATGAAGTTTTCAGACAGTGTTGTCGGATATGCAGCCCATTTTGCCAACCACATTGAAAAAGACTAA